From Juglans regia cultivar Chandler chromosome 8, Walnut 2.0, whole genome shotgun sequence, the proteins below share one genomic window:
- the LOC109006161 gene encoding salicylate carboxymethyltransferase-like: MEVGQVLHMNAGTGETSYSNNSHLQKKVISMTMPIIEEAMTNLYSSTLPSSLVIADLGCSSGHNSLFVVSELIKIVEKLRQKSGHQSLEIQVLLNDLPGNDFNTIFKSLPSIQKNLSNQLEAKDAGPYFFSGVPGSFYGRLFMKKSLHFLHSSYSLHWLSQVPEQIENNKRNIYIASTSPPNVPKAYSSQFQRDFSTFLKCRAEEMVTGGRMVLTFMGRKSEDPTNKDGSNSMWEFLAMALNDMVSKGVIKEEKMDSFNIPHYTPSLSEVKCEILEEGSFLIDRLELSEINRSTYYKEYNHSNISEIAANSIRAVAESLLVSHFGDGIIEKVFSKYKEILSENISQDQILLGITNLIISVTKK; the protein is encoded by the exons ATGGAAGTTGGTCAAGTGCTCCACATGAATGCAGGAACGGGAGAAACCAGTTACTCAAACAACTCCCACTTACAG AAAAAGGTGATATCTATGACCATGCCCATTATAGAGGAGGCTATGACCAATCTCTACAGCAGCACCTTGCCAAGTAGCCTAGTCATCGCCGATTTGGGTTGTTCTTCTGGACACAATTCTCTGTTCGTGGTTTCTGAACTTATTAAGATAGTGGAGAAGCTTCGCCAAAAATCAGGCCATCAATCTCTTGAAATTCAAGTGCTTTTAAATGACCTTCCAGGGAATGACTTCAATACTATTTTCAAGTCCCTACCAAGCATCCAGAAAAATTTGAGCAATCAACTCGAAGCTAAAGACGCTGGTCCATATTTTTTCTCAGGAGTTCCCGGTTCTTTTTATGGCAGGCTTTTTATGAAGAAGAGTCTTCATTTCCTTCATTCTTCTTATAGTCTTCATTGGTTATCTCAG GTTCCTGAACAGATAGAGAATAACAAAAGGAACATTTACATCGCAAGCACAAGCCCACCAAATGTGCCGAAGGCTTACTCTTCGCAATTTCAAAGAGATTTCTCTACATTTTTGAAGTGTCGTGCAGAAGAAATGGTAACAGGAGGACGAATGGTTTTAACGTTTATGGGCAGAAAAAGTGAAGATCCAACTAACAAAGACGGTTCTAATTCCATGTGGGAGTTTTTGGCCATGGCACTAAATGACATGGTCTCCAAG ggagtcataaaagaagagaaaatggatTCTTTCAACATCCCTCACTACACTCCATCTCTATCCGAAGTTAAATGTGAGATTTTGGAAGAAGGATCTTTCCTCATTGATAGACTGGAGTTATCTGAAATCAACAGGAGCACTTACTACAAAGAATACAACCACTCTAATATATCCGAAATTGCTGCAAATTCCATAAGAGCTGTTGCAGAATCTTTGCTAGTTAGTCACTTTGGAGATGGCATCATTGAGAAGGTTTTTAGCAAGTACAAGGAAATTCTTTCAGAAAACATTTCTCAAGATCAGATCCTACTTGGGATTACCAATTTAATCATTTCTGTGAcgaaaaaatga